The genomic window AAGTAGTTGAACTAACGTGTGGTGAGGCGTTTTTTGCTTTATTTTGTGTTCCTAAAAAGTAACCACCACCTGCAAAAATTACCACAATTAAAATAACAATTATAATATCTCGTTTGTCTCTCATATAATCCCCCAATAACTCGTCTTAGAACTTCATTATATCATGAAAGTAAATTAGTGTTATTTTATTTATTTGGGTAAGCAACCTTATAAAGGGTTCGTTGAATAAAAAAGTGGCAGTTTTTGTTATGACTACGTTCAGGTTTATTTTGCTAAAAAATGTTTTGATTCATTTTAGCTAGTTTAATTCCTATTAGCTTAAATAAAATAAACTATAGTATTTTATTTTTTTATGATACTATATAAAAAAAGGAGGTTATCAATAAATCAGTGTAAAGATTATTGTTGAACAATTTAATATTTTTAATAATCCTGATTTTGATAATTTCGAACTTATGCTAGATTCAAAAGTAAATCATAACTCACCAAAATTTCAACTAAAATTTTATGTAAAAGATACCTATGTTGCTGAAACTGTCGATGGTGACTTACAATTCATTCGAAAGTATCGTAGAAAATTCAATGAAGTTAAAGCTCTATTTTGTAAGGAATATGGGAAAGTCTATAATTATCCTGATACTATAGAGAATGATGATTCATTAGATTTAATGATAACTACTGTGAAGGCATTGCAATCACGACTTGAAAAATCTTTTTTAATACCTGGTAGTATTGAGTTGCATACTATAGAGTTGATAGGTAATTGGGAAGTATTTAACGGAAAAAATGATAGTGCCCTAGTCAAAGAATATGAGGAACAATTATTTAACAATTTCAAAAAATTTGGGCTTACTTAGCTACACATAAAAATGTTTGTGAAAGAAGGAGAAGTATCATGAAAAAGAGTGTCTATTTTATTTTACAGTTAATTGTCGGTGGTACCCTAGCTCTAACTTTCTTTAAACAATCACTAAATGTCCATCCTGATAAATTTAACTATCAATTAATATTGTATCTAGCTGGTATGTTTCTAATTTTAATTAGTTTACTCCTCATTACTAAACAACTAGCTAATGTTATTATTAAAAAAAATAAATCATCATACTCCTCTACTCTATGTTTTTTTCTTCTAGGTGTTATTATGATGGGCTTAACGTTTAATGGTATGATCCATGTGGAACGGTTAAACTTTTTAATTGAACCATATTTTATATTATTTGAATTTGGATTTTTTGTTTTTCTGATATCTGGCTGTCGATTAGTTATTCAGTTCATTTCATCATTTGCAAAACGCTAGACAAAAAGTTAAATTAATTAAAAATAATGGAGAGAGTCTTATTTAGTCAAATAGGAAATAACCTTTTATCAAAAGTCGAAGACAAGTGATTGTTTTCGACTTTTTATGATGGAATGACATAAACGATTTATCTTCTAAAAAATAAATTTTTTAGAATGTTCCATTATTAATTGTTTCCACCGAAGATTCTAATGATCTAACTTTTCAAATTGGCTGCCTTTTTAGACTCATGTGCTAAAAAAACATAATATTATACAAAAAAGTTTTTTTAGTTTTTTTGACAAAACAAATTGAAAAGAAAACGCTTACGTGATATTGTTATAATGCATAATATTTATGTTAAAAGGAGGAGTCTAGTTTGAAAAAGGTTCAAACGTTGGTAAATAAATTAGTAACACTGACATTAGTGAGTAGTTATCTAATTGGGGGAGTGGCAACTGTTGCCACAGCACAAGAATCGACAGTCAACTCAAATACTAGTGAGGTGGTTGAAAAAACCGAGACAACAACTAGTTCACAAGAGAGTACAATAGACAGTCAAAAAACAACTGAAGGGGAAAAGGCACCAACAGACAGTCAGACTCTTAAACAAACGCAAGGATCAAGTGAGCGTTCTGTCAACAAAGAAACAAAAGAAACACCGGAGACTAAAAAAACTGTTCCTGTCCAAATTTTAGGATTTAATGATTTTCATGGAGCCATTAATACAACAGGTTCAGCCTATCTTGATTCTAAAATTTCAAACGTTGGGAAAGCTGCTTTCCTATCAGCTGAATTAGATCAAGCAGAACAACAATTTAAACAAACGAATAAAAATGGGCAGTCTATTCGTGTACAAGCTGGAGATTTAGTTGGTGCTAGTCCGTCTAACTCTGCACTTCTACAAGATGAGCCGACGATAAAGATTATGAACCGACTTAATATCAAACTTGGTATTTTAGGAAACCATGAATTTGATGAAGGGTTACCAGAGTTTAATCGTATCATTGAAGGACAAGCACCAATTAAAGGAAGTGTCCAAGACACTGAAATCATCAATAACTACGCTCGCGAAAAATCAAACATGCAAATTTTATCGGCAAATGTGATTGATAAAAAAACACAAAAAAGTCCGTTTGGTTATGCACCATATGCAATCGAAACATTTGGTGATGTAAAAGTTGGGTTTATTGGGGTCGTGACAGATGAAATTCCAAACCTAGTTTTAGCACAGCACGTCAAAGATTATTCATTCATTGACCCAGCACAAGCTATTGTAGACAACGCTAAAGAGTTGAGAAATCAAGGTGTTAATGCAATTGTTGTCATTGGCCATACTGGGGCGTCTGGCGTGGATAGCTCACTTGGCGGGGAGACTACCGAAATCATTACTAAAATGAATCAGTTGGATCCTGAAAACAGTGTCGATGCTTTTTTTGCAGGACACAGCCATACGTATGCGAATGGTGTGTACAAAAATGTGCGTGTGATTCAAGGAACATCACAAGGTAAAGCTTTTTCCAATGTTTTGGGAGACATTGATGTTGAAACACAAGACTTTGTTGACACACCAAAAGGAGAAGTTTTACCAGTCTTAACAGATAAGTCTACTCCTACGTCAACACTGACACCAAACGCTGAGGTTCAAGCAATCGTTGCAGACGCTGATAAACGCATTTCAACGTTAGTTAATGAAGTGATTGGAAAAACAAGTGATGGAAAACTAATTTCACGTGATGTTAACAATGCCAACGAACAAGAATCAGCTTTAGGTAACTTGATTACTGATGGTCAGTTACAAATTGCTAGAGAAACCTTTAAAGATGACAATATCCCAATAGATTTTGCCATCACAAATAATGGTGGTATTCGAGCAGACTTACAAGTAACGGATAATGGCGATATAACTTGGGGAGCAGCTCAAGCAGTTCAACCATTTGGTAATGTCATGCAAGTGGTGTCAATTAAAGGCGCTGACTTGATTGAAGCGCTAAATCAACAATTCATTCAACATTATTTCTTACAAGTAGCTGGGATGGCTTATACCTTTACAGGTGAGGTATCAAAAAATGCTGATGGAACGAATCACGACACGAGAAAAATAAAAGACGTGACAGTTATTTCTGAAAAAGGGGATAAAACACCTCTTAAAGCAGATAAAACATATAACGTTGTTATCAATGATTTCTTATTTGGTGGTGGAGATGGGTTTTCAGCCTTTACAAAAGGGACACTGATTGGTGCACTTGACCCTGATACAAACATTTTTGTCAATTACATCAAATCACAAAAAACTGTGTCAGCCAAAGTAGAAGGACGCAAAAAACAAGCAGCCGCATCAAATGAAAAAGAAAAAAATCTAACTATTCTAGGGACAACAGATGTGCACGGAAACATTTGGAACTACTCTTATGAAGATAACAAAGAAGCAGGTAATGGTTTAGCAAAAGTATCAACTTACGCTAATACAGTTAGAGAAGAAAAAGGAAAAGACAACGTTGTTTTGGTTGATAACGGTGACATTATTCAAGGAACGATTTTAACTGACGACTTATATAATGTGAACCCTGACTTACTTAAATTAGAGCACCCAATCATTAAAGCAATGAATGTGATTGGCTATGATTCCATGACTTTAGGTAATCACGAATTCAATTTTGGACAAGACGTGATTAAAAAACTAGTCAAAGAAGCGACATTCCCAATCCTTTCAGCTAATACTTATATTAAAAAAGATGGCAAACATTTAGTTGAGCCATACACAGTGGTAGAAAAAAATGGCTTGAAAGTGGCTATTTTAGGAATGACTATTCCGGATATTCCATTATGGGATGGCCCAAGAGTTGAAAATCTAGAGTTTAAAGGCTTAGAAGAAGAAGCGAAGAAACAAGTGAAACTCATTGAAGAAAAAGAAAAACCAGACGTGATTATTGCGTCAATTCATGCAGGATTAGATAATTCACGTGCCGAAAGTGCCGCAATTAATGTGGTGAAACATGTGACGGAGATTGACGCGTTTATCGTAGGTCATGACCATAAAACAATCGCAACCAAAATTAAAGACGTTAACGGTGTAGAAAAACCTGTTGCTGGATCAAAAGATACTGGGTCAGAGATGAGCCGTATTGAGTTAGACATGGCTTATAATGATAAAACAAAAAAATGGGAAGTAAAAACGTCAACTGTCGCTGATGTTAATTTAACAAAAGTTGAAGCTGACAACGCGGTAAAAGAAGCAACGAAAGAAGCACATGAGGCAACCGCAAAATACATTCAAGAAGAAATCGGAAAAGCATCTGATAATTTCTTACCAGAGCAACAAGTACCTGGCATTCCTGAAGCACAAATGGGACCAACTGCTTTGATTTCACTGATTAATCATGTGCAATTAAAAGCAACCAAAGCAGATGTTGCAGCAGCATCATTATTTAAAGCAGATAGCCAGTTAAATAAAGGGCCAATTACGTATTCTAATATTTTTGATATTTACAAATACGCTAATACATTAGTTGGTGTCAACATCACTGGTAAGAACTTAAAAGAATACATGGAAGACAGTGCCAAATATTATAACCAATACAAAGACGGAGACTTAACTGTTAGCTTTGGTGGTAGTGGTGATTTAGATAGTAAAATCCGTGTGTATAATTATGACATGTTCGCTGGTGTTGACTATCAAATTGATGTGTCAAAACCTGTTGGAAAACGTATCATCAACCCAACAATCAATGGTAAACCTATTGATGATAATAAAGAATACAAATTAGCAGTAAATAACTATCGCTATGGCAATCTACAAAAAAATGGTTGGGTAACAAAAGAACCATACGTTGATACAGACCCAGATACATTGCGAGGATTAATTGCAAGCTACATTAAAGAAATGAAAGTGATCACACCTAAAGATGAATTAGTAACAAATTGGAAGATTGTCGGAGCAGACGGCTTAACTCACTTCTTACGTCCGGTGATGATTGACGCAGTGAAAAATGGTACATTAGCCATTGAAAGCACGCCGAATAATCGTACGCCAAACATCAATACGATTACGATTAGTGATTTAATTGAAAAAGATTTAGTCGGTAGAGTATCTGTTTCAACTCTTGAAAAAACCATTCAAACTGCTGAAAAATCAACTGACAAAAACTTAAAAGAGATGACTAAAAAAGCGAAAAAAGTCTTAGCTGAAGCAACTTCTTTGAACTCACAACTAGGTAGTGCAAGAGATGATAATGGCCAAGCTCAGGCTATTATTGATCAATACAACAAAGAGTTAGAAGACGCGATCAAAAAAGCTGATAATGGGACTCAACCAGAAGAGAGTAAGCCAGAAAAACCAGTTATTAAACTGGAAATAAACAAATTAGAAACGATTCTGAACACTGCAAGTAAAAAAGACCCAGCTCGCTATGACAAACAAGCATGGGATCAGTTTGCTAAACTAGTGAAAGAAGCAAATGACCTGTTAGAACAAGTGAAAAAAGGGCAAGCATCAAGTAACATTACGCAAAAACAAATTGATGAAATGACAAAACGAGTGACAGACCAACTGGCTGCACTTGAAAAACATTTGGTTAAAGATGAGCCAACAACTGAATCTACTGAAGAATCAAATGGTGCATCAAGTAAAGGTAACACACCATACATTGGTAGTCAGTCAAAACAAACCTCAACGAAAAACTTACCAAAAACAGGTGAGAAGAAACAAACATATCATTTGGTTGGTTTGACTCTGATAATGGGTGTTTCAACTATTGTTTATATCAAGAAAACGAAAAAAGCAGCATAATCCACTGAAACAAACTCTCCATTAACTTTGGAGGGTTTGTTTTTGACTTTAATCACAAAACATACTAGGATAGTACTATTACGTTTAAATAAACGCCGTATTAATAAAAAAGAAGCATTCTCACAGAAAAATGACGTTTGTGAAATAAAAATATCACACAATTAACATGGTTTCATAGAATATTTTGATATGATTTAGGAGTTAACATTACTAGGAGGGATATGCATGTGTACAAGTATCACATTTCAATCAGAAAATAAATTAAATTTCTTTGCTCGCACTATGGACTTTGGTTTTGAGCTCAATGGAATGCCCATTGCAATACCAAGAAACTATGAATCAACCTTTCATTTTGAAGGAACATTAAAAACAACTTATGCATTTGTAGGAACAGGACAAAAAATGGGAGAGTATATGTTTGCTGATGGAGTTAACGAAAAAGGTCTATCAATTGCAGAATTATATTATCTCAATGAAGCAAGCTATAAAAGTGAACCAGTTGATGGGAAAATCAATTTAACACAAGATGAGTTTCTAACA from Vagococcus martis includes these protein-coding regions:
- a CDS encoding bifunctional metallophosphatase/5'-nucleotidase yields the protein MKKVQTLVNKLVTLTLVSSYLIGGVATVATAQESTVNSNTSEVVEKTETTTSSQESTIDSQKTTEGEKAPTDSQTLKQTQGSSERSVNKETKETPETKKTVPVQILGFNDFHGAINTTGSAYLDSKISNVGKAAFLSAELDQAEQQFKQTNKNGQSIRVQAGDLVGASPSNSALLQDEPTIKIMNRLNIKLGILGNHEFDEGLPEFNRIIEGQAPIKGSVQDTEIINNYAREKSNMQILSANVIDKKTQKSPFGYAPYAIETFGDVKVGFIGVVTDEIPNLVLAQHVKDYSFIDPAQAIVDNAKELRNQGVNAIVVIGHTGASGVDSSLGGETTEIITKMNQLDPENSVDAFFAGHSHTYANGVYKNVRVIQGTSQGKAFSNVLGDIDVETQDFVDTPKGEVLPVLTDKSTPTSTLTPNAEVQAIVADADKRISTLVNEVIGKTSDGKLISRDVNNANEQESALGNLITDGQLQIARETFKDDNIPIDFAITNNGGIRADLQVTDNGDITWGAAQAVQPFGNVMQVVSIKGADLIEALNQQFIQHYFLQVAGMAYTFTGEVSKNADGTNHDTRKIKDVTVISEKGDKTPLKADKTYNVVINDFLFGGGDGFSAFTKGTLIGALDPDTNIFVNYIKSQKTVSAKVEGRKKQAAASNEKEKNLTILGTTDVHGNIWNYSYEDNKEAGNGLAKVSTYANTVREEKGKDNVVLVDNGDIIQGTILTDDLYNVNPDLLKLEHPIIKAMNVIGYDSMTLGNHEFNFGQDVIKKLVKEATFPILSANTYIKKDGKHLVEPYTVVEKNGLKVAILGMTIPDIPLWDGPRVENLEFKGLEEEAKKQVKLIEEKEKPDVIIASIHAGLDNSRAESAAINVVKHVTEIDAFIVGHDHKTIATKIKDVNGVEKPVAGSKDTGSEMSRIELDMAYNDKTKKWEVKTSTVADVNLTKVEADNAVKEATKEAHEATAKYIQEEIGKASDNFLPEQQVPGIPEAQMGPTALISLINHVQLKATKADVAAASLFKADSQLNKGPITYSNIFDIYKYANTLVGVNITGKNLKEYMEDSAKYYNQYKDGDLTVSFGGSGDLDSKIRVYNYDMFAGVDYQIDVSKPVGKRIINPTINGKPIDDNKEYKLAVNNYRYGNLQKNGWVTKEPYVDTDPDTLRGLIASYIKEMKVITPKDELVTNWKIVGADGLTHFLRPVMIDAVKNGTLAIESTPNNRTPNINTITISDLIEKDLVGRVSVSTLEKTIQTAEKSTDKNLKEMTKKAKKVLAEATSLNSQLGSARDDNGQAQAIIDQYNKELEDAIKKADNGTQPEESKPEKPVIKLEINKLETILNTASKKDPARYDKQAWDQFAKLVKEANDLLEQVKKGQASSNITQKQIDEMTKRVTDQLAALEKHLVKDEPTTESTEESNGASSKGNTPYIGSQSKQTSTKNLPKTGEKKQTYHLVGLTLIMGVSTIVYIKKTKKAA